From the genome of Deltaproteobacteria bacterium:
CCGGAACCTGGGGAACTTCATCCCGCCGTACTCGGAGGATCCCCTCGAGGGTACCGGTGTCGCGGCGGCGGTGGAGTACGCCGTGGAGCACCTGGAGGTGCGGGACATCATCGTCTGCGGGCACTCCGACTGCGGTGCGATGAAGGCGCTCTACAAGGAGCGCGATCAATTCGCCGTCACCCCCCACATCGGCCAGTGGCTGCGCCATGGGGACCGGACGATGTCGGTGGTCGCGGCGAACTACCCTGAACTGTCCAGGGAGGAACGGTTCGAGATCACCGCCGAGGAGAACGTCCTCCTCCAGATGGAGAATCTGCGGACCTATCCCGTCGTCATGAAGGCGGCGCGGGAAGGGCGTCTTCACGTCCACGCCTGGTACTACGTGATCGGCACCGGGACGATCTTCCGGTACTCCCCGGAAAAGGAGCAGTTCGAGCCGATCCGTGAGGGAGAGTAGACGCGGAGGCCCGGAACTCCCCCGCGCCGGGGGAATCAAAAAGGCATGGGAGAGATAATGGCGACGTTCCGGATCGAGAAAGACTCGATGGGGGAGGTCCGCGTCCCGGCGAAGGCGTATTACGGGGCGCAGTCGCAGCGGGCGGTGGAAAATTTCCCCGTGAGCGGGCGGGGGATGCCGATGCCCGTGGTCTACGCCGTGGCGCTGGTGAAAGGGCTGGCGGCGGAGGTGAACGCCGGGCTGGGGATCCTCCCGACTCCCTTGGCGGAGGTGATCTCCCGCGCCGCCCGGGAGGTCCTCGAGGGGAAGTTCGACGACCAGTTCGTGGTCGACGTCTTCCA
Proteins encoded in this window:
- a CDS encoding carbonic anhydrase; its protein translation is MRKLIAGIHRFQKRYWSANQELYRRLAEHGQFPEALFITCSDARVDPVTITHGQPGDLFIVRNLGNFIPPYSEDPLEGTGVAAAVEYAVEHLEVRDIIVCGHSDCGAMKALYKERDQFAVTPHIGQWLRHGDRTMSVVAANYPELSREERFEITAEENVLLQMENLRTYPVVMKAAREGRLHVHAWYYVIGTGTIFRYSPEKEQFEPIREGE